From Topomyia yanbarensis strain Yona2022 chromosome 1, ASM3024719v1, whole genome shotgun sequence, one genomic window encodes:
- the LOC131678594 gene encoding mediator of RNA polymerase II transcription subunit 25-like isoform X1, with the protein MASEILFVIEGTAINGAYLNDMKSNYIIPTLEYFSQSPVSDERGDSYATDKNGNQYGIVVYKTAQSLPGICCTTFGPYNSAIKVLNAIDRLELSGGKSESNANLAEGLATALVCFDDFEEMRENGMKVHKYCILIAASSPYLMCVTECYAYDNKNVEQLVSLFQEKNINLSIISPRKIPILFQLFEKSGGDLSSSSTKNYCKDPRHLVLLKGFSLKERPVSPPASNIHHPQQAGNMPSPNPNQQQQQQQVVQNVMDNVNANHMSNMANNPAMRGAMTNQQVAMQQQLQQQQQQQQQQQQCRMNFPQGHMNNQMYVNQLSNQQTVGSMNYQQQLQQQQQQQQQQQQQQQQQQMRWMAPPQAQTRNFMQQGGMNGNPAQQQQPPNQMVGNNTQSNSVLISQLTTPPHSMTAQQQMNQMNNPQLRMQFVNNCLQQQQQNQTNPQQNMMQQQQQQQMLAQQQASMQNQNMQNPMGVPGGQMGGPVGQMVGVNQQQLQQQQQGGMVNQQQMGGGPGVPQQQQLGQGQQQMGQPGPNQPPRERIWSGTLEWLEKPNKNDAAKITRQLPCSVTANIRDGEPEIKADNWPPRLIMQLMPKALVGSAGGQYIKESKTVVFIPSPCEALDALAKVMGSGFAGCVHFTTSPSCDIKVLILLYTAEKKAYLGFIPNNQVAFVDRLKKVIMQNKSMQAANQQQAGQNSGMSMQGPQGGMNVQQQQQQQQQQQQQQQQQQQVQQQQQQQQANQQMMGGPMGPGPGQMVPGPGQMIPGGMQQGPRMGGMVNQMKPVDQMQQDQFNNYGQMGQQQMQDPGMQMSQQEQYKMLLQQQQQQQQQQQRNMAGPMGNMAMNVGLQNQRMMRPVLSNNPGLRHLLQQQPNPQFRQQMAMGNPNPMGQMGGQRPNLNPNPNQAPFDDANFDF; encoded by the exons ATGGCATCGGAAATTCTGTTCGTGATTGAAGGCACCGCCATTAACGGAGCGTATCTCAATGACATGAAAAGTAACTACATAATTCCAACATTGGAATACTTTTCCCAGAGTCCCGTGTCCGACGAACGGGGTGATAGTTACGCGACAGATAAAAACGGAAATCAGTATGGTATTGTGGTATACAAAACTGCCCAGAGTTTGCCTGGAATTTGCTGTACTACATTCGGACCCTACAATAGTGCAATCAAAGTCTTAAACGCGATCGATAGATTAGAATTAAGTGGAGGCAAAAGCGAATCGAATGCAAACCTTGCAGAAGGTCTTGCGACAGCTCTGGTGTGCTtcgatgattttgaagaaatgCGGGAGAATGGAATGAAGGTGCACAAGTATTGTATTTTGATAGCTGCCAGTTCCCCGTATTTAATGTGTGTAACAGAATGCTACGCTTACGATAATAAAAACGTGGAACAGTTGGTATCCTTGTTTCAGGAAAAGAACATCAATCTTTCAATCATTTCGCCTAGAAAGATCCCAATTTTGTTccagttatttgaaaaatctgGAGGCGACCTAAGCTCGTCTAGCACAAAAAACTATTGCAAAGACCCGCGCCATTTAGTGCTCCTCAAAGGCTTCAGTCTTAAAGAACGACCTGTTAGTCCACCGGCTAGCAACATTCATCATCCACAGCAAGCTGGTAACATGCCAAGTCCCAATCCgaatcaacagcaacagcagcagcaggttGTCCAGAATGTCATGGATAACGTTAACGCCAATCACATGAGCAACATGGCCAACAATCCAGCAATGCGAGGTGCTATGACAAATCAGCAAGTAGCTATGCAACAACAActtcaacaacagcaacaacaacaacagcagcagcaacaatgcCGCATGAACTTCCCCCAGGGTCATATGAACAATCAGATGTATGTCAACCAATTGTCGAATCAGCAAACCGTCGGAAGTATGAACTACCAACAACAattacaacagcaacaacaacaacaacaacagcagcagcaacaacaacaacagcagcagatgCGATGGATGGCCCCCCCACAAGCACAAACCCGAAACTTTATGCAACAAGGAGGAATGAATGGAAATCCAGCTCAACAACAGCAACCACCAAATCAGATGGTTGGTAATAATACTCAGTCCAACTCCGTACTAATCTCGCAGCTGACAACCCCGCCGCACTCAATGACTGCACAGCaacaaatgaaccaaatgaataatCCCCAGCTGCGCATGCAGTTTGTGAATAATTGCcttcagcagcaacaacaaaatCAAACCAACCCGCAGCAAAACATGAtgcaacagcaacaacagcagcaaatGCTAGCTCAGCAGCAGGCTAGTATGCAAAATCAAAACATGCAAAATCCTATGGGAGTGCCCGGGGGACAAATGGGCGGTCCGGTTGGTCAAATGGTTGGAGTTAATCAACAACAGcttcaacagcagcaacaagGTGGAATGGTTAATCAGCAACAGATGGGAGGAGGTCCGGGGGTTCCTCAACAACAACAACTCGGCCAGGGTCAGCAACAAATGGGACAACCTGGCCCAAATCAGCCACCACGAGAGCGAATCTGGAGTGGTACGTTGGAGTGGCTCGAGAAACCCAATAAAAATGACGCGGCCAAGATTACTCGGCAGCTGCCGTGTTCAGTAACGGCCAATATTCGTGATGGGGAACCAGAAAT CAAAGCAGACAACTGGCCACCACGGTTGATTATGCAGCTAATGCCAAAGGCTTTGGTCGGAAGCGCTGGCGGGCAGTACATCAAGGAATCGAAAACAGTTGTCTTCATCCCGTCGCCTTGTGAAGCCCTGGATGCACTGGCCAAGGTCATGGGTTCAGGATTT GCCGGTTGTGTACACTTTACCACATCACCAAGCTGTGACATCAAGGTTCTAATTTTGCTGTACACCGCCGAAAAGAAAGCCTATCTGGGTTTCATTCCCAACAACCAGGTGGCATTTGTCGATCGTCTTAAGAAGGTAATCATGCAAAACAAATCCATGCAAGCAGCCAACCAACAGCAAGCTGGTCAAAACTCTGGCATGAGTATGCAGGGACCACAAGGCGGCATGAATgttcaacagcaacagcagcaacaacaacagcagcaacagcaacaacaacagcagcagcaggtccaacagcagcagcaacaacaacaggcAAATCAGCAAATGATGGGTGGGCCTATGGGACCAGGTCCTGGTCAAATGGTCCCGGGACCTGGACAGATGATACCTGGCGGTATGCAACAGGGCCCTCGCATGGGGGGAATGGTCAAT CAAATGAAACCGGTTGATCAGATGCAGCAGGACCAATTCAACAATTACGGTCAAATGGGTCAACAGCAGATGCAAGACCCAGGTATGCAAATGTCGCAACAAGAGCAATATAAAATGCTACtgcaacagcaacaacagcagcagcagcagcaacagcgaAATATGGCAGGCCCTATGGGAAATATGGCG ATGAACGTTGGACTTCAAAACCAGCGAATGATGCGACCGGTTCTGTCCAACAATCCTGGCCTAAGGCATCTGCTGCAACAGCAGCCTAATCCGCAGTTTCGCCAACAGATGGCTATGGGTAATCCGAATCCTATGGGCCAGATGGGAGGACAACGACCGAATCTCAACCCGAACCCTAATCAGGCCCCGTTTGATGATGCCAACTTTGACTTCTAG
- the LOC131678594 gene encoding mediator of RNA polymerase II transcription subunit 25-like isoform X2 — MASEILFVIEGTAINGAYLNDMKSNYIIPTLEYFSQSPVSDERGDSYATDKNGNQYGIVVYKTAQSLPGICCTTFGPYNSAIKVLNAIDRLELSGGKSESNANLAEGLATALVCFDDFEEMRENGMKVHKYCILIAASSPYLMCVTECYAYDNKNVEQLVSLFQEKNINLSIISPRKIPILFQLFEKSGGDLSSSSTKNYCKDPRHLVLLKGFSLKERPVSPPASNIHHPQQAGNMPSPNPNQQQQQQQVVQNVMDNVNANHMSNMANNPAMRGAMTNQQVAMQQQLQQQQQQQQQQQQCRMNFPQGHMNNQMYVNQLSNQQTVGSMNYQQQLQQQQQQQQQQQQQQQQQQMRWMAPPQAQTRNFMQQGGMNGNPAQQQQPPNQMVGNNTQSNSVLISQLTTPPHSMTAQQQMNQMNNPQLRMQFVNNCLQQQQQNQTNPQQNMMQQQQQQQMLAQQQASMQNQNMQNPMGVPGGQMGGPVGQMVGVNQQQLQQQQQGGMVNQQQMGGGPGVPQQQQLGQGQQQMGQPGPNQPPRERIWSGTLEWLEKPNKNDAAKITRQLPCSVTANIRDGEPEIKADNWPPRLIMQLMPKALVGSAGGQYIKESKTVVFIPSPCEALDALAKVMGSGFAGCVHFTTSPSCDIKVLILLYTAEKKAYLGFIPNNQVAFVDRLKKVIMQNKSMQAANQQQAGQNSGMSMQGPQGGMNVQQQQQQQQQQQQQQQQQQQVQQQQQQQQANQQMMGGPMGPGPGQMVPGPGQMIPGGMQQGPRMGGMVNMQQDQFNNYGQMGQQQMQDPGMQMSQQEQYKMLLQQQQQQQQQQQRNMAGPMGNMAMNVGLQNQRMMRPVLSNNPGLRHLLQQQPNPQFRQQMAMGNPNPMGQMGGQRPNLNPNPNQAPFDDANFDF; from the exons ATGGCATCGGAAATTCTGTTCGTGATTGAAGGCACCGCCATTAACGGAGCGTATCTCAATGACATGAAAAGTAACTACATAATTCCAACATTGGAATACTTTTCCCAGAGTCCCGTGTCCGACGAACGGGGTGATAGTTACGCGACAGATAAAAACGGAAATCAGTATGGTATTGTGGTATACAAAACTGCCCAGAGTTTGCCTGGAATTTGCTGTACTACATTCGGACCCTACAATAGTGCAATCAAAGTCTTAAACGCGATCGATAGATTAGAATTAAGTGGAGGCAAAAGCGAATCGAATGCAAACCTTGCAGAAGGTCTTGCGACAGCTCTGGTGTGCTtcgatgattttgaagaaatgCGGGAGAATGGAATGAAGGTGCACAAGTATTGTATTTTGATAGCTGCCAGTTCCCCGTATTTAATGTGTGTAACAGAATGCTACGCTTACGATAATAAAAACGTGGAACAGTTGGTATCCTTGTTTCAGGAAAAGAACATCAATCTTTCAATCATTTCGCCTAGAAAGATCCCAATTTTGTTccagttatttgaaaaatctgGAGGCGACCTAAGCTCGTCTAGCACAAAAAACTATTGCAAAGACCCGCGCCATTTAGTGCTCCTCAAAGGCTTCAGTCTTAAAGAACGACCTGTTAGTCCACCGGCTAGCAACATTCATCATCCACAGCAAGCTGGTAACATGCCAAGTCCCAATCCgaatcaacagcaacagcagcagcaggttGTCCAGAATGTCATGGATAACGTTAACGCCAATCACATGAGCAACATGGCCAACAATCCAGCAATGCGAGGTGCTATGACAAATCAGCAAGTAGCTATGCAACAACAActtcaacaacagcaacaacaacaacagcagcagcaacaatgcCGCATGAACTTCCCCCAGGGTCATATGAACAATCAGATGTATGTCAACCAATTGTCGAATCAGCAAACCGTCGGAAGTATGAACTACCAACAACAattacaacagcaacaacaacaacaacaacagcagcagcaacaacaacaacagcagcagatgCGATGGATGGCCCCCCCACAAGCACAAACCCGAAACTTTATGCAACAAGGAGGAATGAATGGAAATCCAGCTCAACAACAGCAACCACCAAATCAGATGGTTGGTAATAATACTCAGTCCAACTCCGTACTAATCTCGCAGCTGACAACCCCGCCGCACTCAATGACTGCACAGCaacaaatgaaccaaatgaataatCCCCAGCTGCGCATGCAGTTTGTGAATAATTGCcttcagcagcaacaacaaaatCAAACCAACCCGCAGCAAAACATGAtgcaacagcaacaacagcagcaaatGCTAGCTCAGCAGCAGGCTAGTATGCAAAATCAAAACATGCAAAATCCTATGGGAGTGCCCGGGGGACAAATGGGCGGTCCGGTTGGTCAAATGGTTGGAGTTAATCAACAACAGcttcaacagcagcaacaagGTGGAATGGTTAATCAGCAACAGATGGGAGGAGGTCCGGGGGTTCCTCAACAACAACAACTCGGCCAGGGTCAGCAACAAATGGGACAACCTGGCCCAAATCAGCCACCACGAGAGCGAATCTGGAGTGGTACGTTGGAGTGGCTCGAGAAACCCAATAAAAATGACGCGGCCAAGATTACTCGGCAGCTGCCGTGTTCAGTAACGGCCAATATTCGTGATGGGGAACCAGAAAT CAAAGCAGACAACTGGCCACCACGGTTGATTATGCAGCTAATGCCAAAGGCTTTGGTCGGAAGCGCTGGCGGGCAGTACATCAAGGAATCGAAAACAGTTGTCTTCATCCCGTCGCCTTGTGAAGCCCTGGATGCACTGGCCAAGGTCATGGGTTCAGGATTT GCCGGTTGTGTACACTTTACCACATCACCAAGCTGTGACATCAAGGTTCTAATTTTGCTGTACACCGCCGAAAAGAAAGCCTATCTGGGTTTCATTCCCAACAACCAGGTGGCATTTGTCGATCGTCTTAAGAAGGTAATCATGCAAAACAAATCCATGCAAGCAGCCAACCAACAGCAAGCTGGTCAAAACTCTGGCATGAGTATGCAGGGACCACAAGGCGGCATGAATgttcaacagcaacagcagcaacaacaacagcagcaacagcaacaacaacagcagcagcaggtccaacagcagcagcaacaacaacaggcAAATCAGCAAATGATGGGTGGGCCTATGGGACCAGGTCCTGGTCAAATGGTCCCGGGACCTGGACAGATGATACCTGGCGGTATGCAACAGGGCCCTCGCATGGGGGGAATGGTCAAT ATGCAGCAGGACCAATTCAACAATTACGGTCAAATGGGTCAACAGCAGATGCAAGACCCAGGTATGCAAATGTCGCAACAAGAGCAATATAAAATGCTACtgcaacagcaacaacagcagcagcagcagcaacagcgaAATATGGCAGGCCCTATGGGAAATATGGCG ATGAACGTTGGACTTCAAAACCAGCGAATGATGCGACCGGTTCTGTCCAACAATCCTGGCCTAAGGCATCTGCTGCAACAGCAGCCTAATCCGCAGTTTCGCCAACAGATGGCTATGGGTAATCCGAATCCTATGGGCCAGATGGGAGGACAACGACCGAATCTCAACCCGAACCCTAATCAGGCCCCGTTTGATGATGCCAACTTTGACTTCTAG